The region GCTCATGCTTGTTGTGGTCAGTACTGATTAACTTGTGACAAGAATCACCAGAGTTTTCTAAGGAGTTTGTGGCATTGGCAGCTCGTTTGGGGGAACCATCATCAGGAGAAACTTCTTTGAGCTTGGATTCCGATGGAACGCTAACAACAAGCCTTCTGTTCTCGACTCGTACAACAACGACAACCGAACAAGCACCACATTGCAGTTTCTGCCAATCCATTTGCAACTTATAAAGCTTTCTTGGCAGTTTAAGCAATTCCAAGCAACTAACACATACAATGAATGGGGCACCACCTGCAATGGCATCACAagaatttccatttctttgcAAAAGTGGAGCCTTTCTTGGTTGAACCAGACCATAACCATCAGTCACTGAACTAAACTCACTAGACTGTCTCGAGTGTGGAAAACGACCAGCACGTCGCAGATCAGACGCCTCGAGTCCAATAGGAATAGCATTCTCATTGTAATAAGCACTCATTTTGATTGGCTCTTTTGGATGTAAGAACTCCTCACTATTTCTCTGGTAATGAGAGCCATGGCTCAGCTGTTGGCTCTTTGTTGAAGGCTGCATTGGAACATTGTAAGTAGGCCGACCGTAGTACTGATTGGCTGGAGCTCTCACATCACAAGACATAATAATTTGGTCTTTCAACTCATCCAACCTTCTAAGCAGCTCAGCTGGATTTGGGTTCAAACCTTCAAAGTTAGAACTTGAAGGTCTGTCAGCAACAGCCATAGAGTTCCTAGAGTACCTTGTATATGCATCTCTTTCAACTTTTCGATGCTCGAAACTCGCCCGGCTTCTTGCTGCTCCTATACGAGTAGGGTACGGTGCTGTACTTGGATAATCCAAATCATAAACGCTCACGTcttgttcaagattacatcGACCAACCCAATTCTTGATATATTGATCTCCAAACCTCTGGATTGGCCAAACTCCATTAGTTTCCTTCCCAACTTTCATCTCATAATCATTTATATCCTGTCTATCATTTGTTCTAATTGGGCTGTTGCTGAAAACAGTCCTTTTAGAGCTCGGACTGCCCCACTCAGTGTCAGAAGCAGCACCTAAACTACTGCCTTGTTCTGATAAGGACTCATAATTTTCACTGCTCATAGAatcatttttctcatttagGGGAACTTTGCTCTTTGCTGCACCATCAAAGTtgtgataaaattttaaagtc is a window of Cucurbita pepo subsp. pepo cultivar mu-cu-16 unplaced genomic scaffold, ASM280686v2 Cp4.1_scaffold000847, whole genome shotgun sequence DNA encoding:
- the LOC111785929 gene encoding uncharacterized protein LOC111785929 isoform X1, which encodes MSSENYESLSEQGSSLGAASDTEWGSPSSKRTVFSNSPIRTNDRQDINDYEMKVGKETNGVWPIQRFGDQYIKNWVGRCNLEQDVSVYDLDYPSTAPYPTRIGAARSRASFEHRKVERDAYTRYSRNSMAVADRPSSSNFEGLNPNPAELLRRLDELKDQIIMSCDVRAPANQYYGRPTYNVPMQPSTKSQQLSHGSHYQRNSEEFLHPKEPIKMSAYYNENAIPIGLEASDLRRAGRFPHSRQSSEFSSVTDGYGLVQPRKAPLLQRNGNSCDAIAGGAPFIVCVSCLELLKLPRKLYKLQMDWQKLQCGACSVVVVVRVENRRLVVSVPSESKLKEVSPDDGSPKRAANATNSLENSGDSCHKLISTDHNKHEQTSLKTTPAIKCEPSLLNDSADLPSKDVSKENSDSTSYQEASKYREGGDGHKQNTVIDDNAEPIELDVSFEDYSNIHVSQDFVETSKEEVEDQSKIKNSQESETFFVGLSRYNLRDFSRSSEIPDNGKPVVSVNGQPLPAHVVKKAEKQAGPILPGDYWYDYQAGFWGVMGHPCLGIIPPFIDEFTYPLSRNCAAGNTEIFVNGRELHKRDLELLSSRGLPTTPNKFYRIDISGRVVDEDTGKVLHNLGKLAPTIAKVKHGFGMKVPRTLKYDT
- the LOC111785929 gene encoding uncharacterized protein LOC111785929 isoform X2, whose amino-acid sequence is MSSENYESLSEQGSSLGAASDTEWGSPSSKRTVFSNSPIRTNDRQDINDYEMKVGKETNGVWPIQRFGDQYIKNWVGRCNLEQDVSVYDLDYPSTAPYPTRIGAARSRASFEHRKVERDAYTRYSRNSMAVADRPSSSNFEGLNPNPAELLRRLDELKDQIIMSCDVRAPANQYYGRPTYNVPMQPSTKSQQLSHGSHYQRNSEEFLHPKEPIKMSAYYNENAIPIGLEASDLRRAGRFPHSRQSSEFSSVTDGYGLVQPRKAPLLQRNGNSCDAIAGGAPFIVCVSCLELLKLPRKLYKLQMDWQKLQCGACSVVVVVRVENRRLVVSVPSESKLKEVSPDDGSPKRAANATNSLENSGDSCHKLISTDHNKHEQTSLKTTPAIKCEPSLLNDSADLPSKDVSKENSDSTSYQEASKYREGGDGHKQNTVIDDNAEPIELDVSFEDYSNIHVSQDFVETSKEEVEDQSKIKNSQESETFFVGLSRYNLRDFSRSSEIPDNGKPVVSVNGQPLPAHVVKKAEKQAGPILPGDYWYDYQAGFWGVMGHPCLGIIPPFIDEFTYPLSRNCAAGNTEIFVNGRELHKRDLELLSSRGLPTTPNKFYRIDISGRVVDEDTGKVLHNLGKLAPTF